One window of Diabrotica undecimpunctata isolate CICGRU chromosome 8, icDiaUnde3, whole genome shotgun sequence genomic DNA carries:
- the LOC140447656 gene encoding uncharacterized protein produces the protein MSVICIICRQRYDEIITNSFFNPVYEGLSISNILKSVSTLQIEENKKQSSNICQECTSVIINFYKLVKSYNNREAVLNDSTKQEHYFIEEQDYDNYVECETESYKENSDQEDKQISTHTQDWTEDHKIQEDLESKFPKIKENSPVPEEKINAKVFDEMGNEEISSVKYTCDECGDSFLYKVGFSSHMVQKHSIYIENHMYSQYSTQITVKIPAPKGITFARKYHNKKNTKILTESFQCQICKEHSKSADELKEHYNTHKTHICEHCGAAFLKHSYLREHLVAHTTERRYPCDICGKKFKYRNGLSVHRNIHVNFRGFMCETCGKGFNARSTLKTHMKLKHTNERNYPCPECDLSFKVKSWLDKHYSRKHTLNRTKDFVCNVCGMAYLNKTTLTRHISEKHTGTPVRHYCTICEKSYSMKNKLSLHQQKKHGIILNTPSQVLL, from the exons atgtcTGTAATTTGTATAATATGCCGTCAACGATATGACGAGATAATAACGAATTCCTTTTTTAATCCAGTCTATGAAGGACTTAGTATATCTAATATATTAAAATCTGTATCAACATTACAG ATAGAAGAGAATAAAAAACAGTCAAGCAATATTTGCCAAGAATGTACAAgtgtaattataaatttttacaaattagttAAGTCATATAATAATAGAGAAGCTGTGTTAAATGATTCAACCAAACAAGAACATTACTTTATAGAGGAACAAGACTATGATAATTATGTTGAATGCGAAACAGAATCCTACAAAGAAAACAGTGACCAAGAAGATAAGCAAATTTCAACACACACACAAGATTGGACAGAAGATCACAAGATTCAAGAAGACCTAGAATCAAAATTTCCAAAGATTAAAGAAAATTCTCCTGTACCTGAAGAAAAGATTAATGCAAAAGTATTTGATGAAATGGGCAATGAGGAAATATCTTCTGTAAAGTACACTTGCGATGAATGTGgagattcatttttatataaagTAGGGTTTAGCTCACATATGGTTCAAAAACACAGTATATACATCGAAAATCACATGTATTCCCAATACAGTACACAAATAACAGTTAAAATACCTGCTCCTAAGGGCATCACTTTTGCTAGAAAGTACCATAATAAAAAGAATACTAAAATATTGACTGAAAGTTTTCAATGCCAAATATGTAAAGAGCATTCAAAGTCAGCTGATGAATTAAAAGAACATTATAACACACACAAAACTCATATCTGTGAACACTGTGGAGCAGCATTTTTGAAACATTCTTATCTAAGAGAGCACCTTGTAGCTCATACCACAGAAAGACGATATCCATGTGATATTTGTGGGAAGAAATTTAAgtacagaaatggattatctgttCACAGAAATATTCATGTAAACTTCCGGGGTTTTATGTGTGAAACTTGTGGAAAAGGCTTTAATGCTAGAAGTACCCTCAAAACACATATGAAGTTAAAGCATACAAATGAAAGAAATTATCCATGTCCAGAATGTGATTTATCCTTCAAAGTCAAGTCTTGGTTGGATAAACATTATTCAAGGAAACATACTTTAAATAGAACTAAAGATTTCGTATGTAATGTATGTGGTATGGCATacttaaataaaacaactttGACAAGGCATATATCAGAAAAGCATACTGGTACACCTGTAAGACATTATTGTACAATTTGTGAGAAGAGTTATAGTATGAAAAACAAATTAAGTTTACATCAGCAGAAAAAACATGGAATTATTTTAAATACTCCATCCCAAGTTTTATTATAA